A single genomic interval of Oncorhynchus tshawytscha isolate Ot180627B linkage group LG15, Otsh_v2.0, whole genome shotgun sequence harbors:
- the LOC112214291 gene encoding caprin-2-like isoform X2 gives MVQLSPSPARDVSPSPECSEKGRQGSPKIGSPGGLSPLQLALAASTTIYQGYESYIEDGLICLKHKIRNLEKKKIKLEDYRKRLKHGESLNQDQIDAVEKYDEVIHNLQFAQELHKTLGGLTQELLKAQKKALRKEQMVKQEVERRRLCIVLQVKFLLQTLLQHEHIRKDLLSARNPQLKVAELHSLLELAELLGVKRDNNVSLEDQMDRAALVYLDLLEGKNKAVAGSTYKVLKAKLATLMDCGYFDCVPPPPTKSPKEVEDPMTKKTVSETASLSTLMMSNKKDVPSREFLNRHYLPDTDPNGCRDTPVTPNWKAEFQAMKEQEPPDSWDMESDSTQPVIQKPWRGAAVLISKVPVTSKKQNAEPKQRRAKSKRERDATAALRVDTPVEVFNSQSSLPKDPILRKQQLEDLMTKIRGSFSFMQDSLLDGEGSPTNGHPRLGRHASGSPSPLVQRDSRRSPVDLLPKTLHSTPLLSKLLPVDDEPSLTNGDGGCLESCDLDLTTEDLAHVIAIDPCLLLSESETACPSPPAPPPLYRRESSISITLDEKTSARTPISESGKQSPCNGVVPPCTPTQGQPFSTPPSRRTLTMAPPVPFQTMHSVFKVNAPLLPTVDFKSDIIPYSDSNGLCYVTTSTQTPPEFAPSEDEQLQSVNQSECLVGSGGQIFLSPGQSCGTMGRSDQSYYRGSVRGGSFIPQAHLYGARDIGYQHSYRRGGGNTGQRHNNSGWSDSSQVSSPDREGNYSLVDSAHGDSLQGVGMDLTTQVTPHAPHTLMHVPMYPLPQHPQPLRVAFTAARTANYTPGTLDQPIAFDQLHSNLGEMFNTNVGRFTCPANGTYVFLFHILKLAVNVPLYVNLMRNDEVMVSAYANDGAPDHETASNHSILQLYQGDQVWLRLHRGSIYGSSWKYSTFSGFLLYQD, from the exons ATGGTGCAGCTTTCTCCATCCCCAGCCCGGGATGTCTCTCCTTCACCTGAGTGCTCAGagaaggggaggcaggggagccCCAAGATTGGCTCCCCTGGTGGACTGAGTCCTCTCCAGCTGGCCCTGGCAGCCTCCACCACCATTTACCAGGGCTACGAGAGTTACATCGAGGACGGCCTCATCTGCCTCAAGCACAAGATCCGCAACCTGGAGAAAAAGAAG ATTAAATTGGAAGACTACAGGAAGCGTTTGAAACACGGGGAATCACTCAATCAAGACCAGATA GATGCAGTGGAGAAGTATGACGAAGTGATCCACAACCTGCAGTTTGCCCAGGAGCTGCACAAGACCCTTGGTGGCCTAACACAGGAA CTGCTAAAGGCCCAGAAGAAGGCGTTGAGGAAGGAGCAGATGGTCAAGCAGGAGGTTGAGAGGAGAAGGCTGTGCATAGTACTGCAGGTTAAGTTCCTCCTGCAGACCCTGCTGCAGCACGAGCACATCAGGAAGGACCTCCTCTCTGCCCGCAACCCCCAGCTCAAGGTTGCAGAGCTACATAGCCTGCTTGAGCTTGCTGAACTACTGGGGGTGAAGAGGGACAACAATGTGAG TTTGGAGGATCAGATGGACAGAGCAGCCCTGGTCTACCTGGACCTGCTGGAGGGGAAAAATAAAGCCGTAGCCGGAAGCACCT ATAAGGTCCTGAAGGCTAAGTTGGCGACGCTGATGGATTGTGGGTACTTTGATTGTGTACCGCCGCCACCGACCAAGAGTCCCAAGGAAGTGGAGGATCCCATGACCAAGAAGACGGTGTCTGAAACAGCCAGCCTCTCTA CCCTAATGATGTCAAACAAAAAAGACGTGCCTAGCAGAGAG TTTCTTAACAGACACTACCTGCCTGACACAGACCCCAATGGGTGTCGAGACACTCCCGTTACTCCGAACTGGAAGGCTGAGTTCCAGGCTATGAAGGAACAGGAGCCACCGGACTCATGGGATATGGAGTCCGACTCCACTCAGCCTGTAATCCAGAAACCATGGAGAGGGGCGGCTGTGTTAATCTCCAAAGTTCCAGTTACCTCCAAGAAACAAAATGCCGAACCCAAACAG AGAAGAGCGAAGTCCAAAAGGGAGCGGGACGCCACAGCT GCACTTCGTGTGGACACCCCTGTGGAGGTGTTCAACTCCCAGTCTTCCTTGCCCAAGGACCCCATCCTGCGCAAACAGCAGCTGGAGGACCTGATGACCAAGATCAGAGGCTCCTTCAGCTTCATGCAG GATTCTCTTCTGGATGGAGAAGGATCACCCACTAACGGCCATCCTAGACTGGGCCGGCATGCCTCTGGATCCCCCTCTCCACTCG TACAGAGAGATTCGAGGAGAAGCCCAGTGGACCTTCTCCCCAAAACACTGCAT TCCACTCCATTGCTTTCTAAACTCCTCCCTGTTGATGATGAACCCAGTCTGACCAATGGAGACGGGGGTTGTCTAGAGAGCTGTGACCTGGACCTGACTACAGAGGACCTGGCTCACGTCATAGCCATT GATCCATGTCTGCTGCTGTCTGAGAGTGAGactgcctgcccctctcctccagctcctcctcccctctaccgTAGGGAGtcctccatctccatcacccTGGACGAGAAGACATCTGCTCGG ACTCCCATCTCTGAATCCGGTAAGCAATCCCCCTGTAACGGGGTGGTGCCTCCTTGTACCCCCACCCAAGGGCAGCCCTTTTCAACCCCTCCCAGCAGACGTACACTCACCATGGCGCCCCCTGTTCCCTTCCAGACCATGCATTCG GTCTTCAAGGTGAACGCCCCCTTACTTCCGACTGTAGACTTTAAATCCGATATTATCCCCTATTCGGACTCCAACGGCCTGTGCTATGTCACCACCAGCACCCAGACCCCACCGGAGTTTGCTCCGTCGGAGGACGAACAACTACAGTCGG TGAACCAGTCTGAATGTCTGGTAGGTAGTGGTGGGCAGATCTTCCTGTCCCCTGGCCAATCGTGTGGCACCATGGGCCGTTCTGACCAATCATACTACAGAGGATCTGTTAGAG GAGGAAGCTTCATCCCCCAGGCTCACCTTTACGGCGCTCGG GACATTGGCTACCAACACAGCTACAGGCGCGGTGGAGGCAATACAGGACAAAGGCACAATAATAGTG GTTGGAGTGACTCTTCCCAGGTGAGCAGCCCAGACCGGGAGGGCAACTACTCCCTGGTGGACTCTGCCCACGGTGACTCGCTGCAGGGTGTTGGCATGGACCTCACCACCCAGGTGACCCCTCATGCCCCCCACACCCTGATGCACGTACCCATGTACCCGCTCCCCCAGCATCCCCAGCCCCTCCGCGTGGCCTTCACAGCAGCCCGCACAGCCAACTACACCCCGGGCACCCTGGACCAGCCCATCGCCTTCGACCAGCTCCACAGCAACCTGGGGGAAATGTTCAACACCAACGTGGGTCGTTTCACCTGCCCAGCCAACGGCACCTACGTCTTCCTCTTCCACATCCTCAAGCTGGCGGTCAATGTGCCGCTCTACGTCAACCTGATGCGCAACGACGAGGTGATGGTGTCTGCGTACGCCAACGACGGGGCTCCGGACCACGAGACGGCCAGCAACCACTCCATCCTGCAGCTGTACCAGGGAGACCAGGTGTGGCTGCGGCTGCACCGCGGCTCCATCTATGGCAGCAGCTGGAAGTACAGCACATTCTCTGGCTTCCTGCTCTACCAGGACTGA
- the LOC112214291 gene encoding caprin-2-like isoform X1 — translation MVQLSPSPARDVSPSPECSEKGRQGSPKIGSPGGLSPLQLALAASTTIYQGYESYIEDGLICLKHKIRNLEKKKIKLEDYRKRLKHGESLNQDQIDAVEKYDEVIHNLQFAQELHKTLGGLTQELLKAQKKALRKEQMVKQEVERRRLCIVLQVKFLLQTLLQHEHIRKDLLSARNPQLKVAELHSLLELAELLGVKRDNNVSLEDQMDRAALVYLDLLEGKNKAVAGSTYKVLKAKLATLMDCGYFDCVPPPPTKSPKEVEDPMTKKTVSETASLSTLMMSNKKDVPSREFLNRHYLPDTDPNGCRDTPVTPNWKAEFQAMKEQEPPDSWDMESDSTQPVIQKPWRGAAVLISKVPVTSKKQNAEPKQRRAKSKRERDATAALRVDTPVEVFNSQSSLPKDPILRKQQLEDLMTKIRGSFSFMQDSLLDGEGSPTNGHPRLGRHASGSPSPLVQRDSRRSPVDLLPKTLHSTPLLSKLLPVDDEPSLTNGDGGCLESCDLDLTTEDLAHVIAIDPCLLLSESETACPSPPAPPPLYRRESSISITLDEKTSARTPISESGKQSPCNGVVPPCTPTQGQPFSTPPSRRTLTMAPPVPFQTMHSVFKVNAPLLPTVDFKSDIIPYSDSNGLCYVTTSTQTPPEFAPSEDEQLQSVNQSECLVGSGGQIFLSPGQSCGTMGRSDQSYYRGSVRGIARGGKGLAHSYFRSSGGHRGGSFIPQAHLYGARDIGYQHSYRRGGGNTGQRHNNSGWSDSSQVSSPDREGNYSLVDSAHGDSLQGVGMDLTTQVTPHAPHTLMHVPMYPLPQHPQPLRVAFTAARTANYTPGTLDQPIAFDQLHSNLGEMFNTNVGRFTCPANGTYVFLFHILKLAVNVPLYVNLMRNDEVMVSAYANDGAPDHETASNHSILQLYQGDQVWLRLHRGSIYGSSWKYSTFSGFLLYQD, via the exons ATGGTGCAGCTTTCTCCATCCCCAGCCCGGGATGTCTCTCCTTCACCTGAGTGCTCAGagaaggggaggcaggggagccCCAAGATTGGCTCCCCTGGTGGACTGAGTCCTCTCCAGCTGGCCCTGGCAGCCTCCACCACCATTTACCAGGGCTACGAGAGTTACATCGAGGACGGCCTCATCTGCCTCAAGCACAAGATCCGCAACCTGGAGAAAAAGAAG ATTAAATTGGAAGACTACAGGAAGCGTTTGAAACACGGGGAATCACTCAATCAAGACCAGATA GATGCAGTGGAGAAGTATGACGAAGTGATCCACAACCTGCAGTTTGCCCAGGAGCTGCACAAGACCCTTGGTGGCCTAACACAGGAA CTGCTAAAGGCCCAGAAGAAGGCGTTGAGGAAGGAGCAGATGGTCAAGCAGGAGGTTGAGAGGAGAAGGCTGTGCATAGTACTGCAGGTTAAGTTCCTCCTGCAGACCCTGCTGCAGCACGAGCACATCAGGAAGGACCTCCTCTCTGCCCGCAACCCCCAGCTCAAGGTTGCAGAGCTACATAGCCTGCTTGAGCTTGCTGAACTACTGGGGGTGAAGAGGGACAACAATGTGAG TTTGGAGGATCAGATGGACAGAGCAGCCCTGGTCTACCTGGACCTGCTGGAGGGGAAAAATAAAGCCGTAGCCGGAAGCACCT ATAAGGTCCTGAAGGCTAAGTTGGCGACGCTGATGGATTGTGGGTACTTTGATTGTGTACCGCCGCCACCGACCAAGAGTCCCAAGGAAGTGGAGGATCCCATGACCAAGAAGACGGTGTCTGAAACAGCCAGCCTCTCTA CCCTAATGATGTCAAACAAAAAAGACGTGCCTAGCAGAGAG TTTCTTAACAGACACTACCTGCCTGACACAGACCCCAATGGGTGTCGAGACACTCCCGTTACTCCGAACTGGAAGGCTGAGTTCCAGGCTATGAAGGAACAGGAGCCACCGGACTCATGGGATATGGAGTCCGACTCCACTCAGCCTGTAATCCAGAAACCATGGAGAGGGGCGGCTGTGTTAATCTCCAAAGTTCCAGTTACCTCCAAGAAACAAAATGCCGAACCCAAACAG AGAAGAGCGAAGTCCAAAAGGGAGCGGGACGCCACAGCT GCACTTCGTGTGGACACCCCTGTGGAGGTGTTCAACTCCCAGTCTTCCTTGCCCAAGGACCCCATCCTGCGCAAACAGCAGCTGGAGGACCTGATGACCAAGATCAGAGGCTCCTTCAGCTTCATGCAG GATTCTCTTCTGGATGGAGAAGGATCACCCACTAACGGCCATCCTAGACTGGGCCGGCATGCCTCTGGATCCCCCTCTCCACTCG TACAGAGAGATTCGAGGAGAAGCCCAGTGGACCTTCTCCCCAAAACACTGCAT TCCACTCCATTGCTTTCTAAACTCCTCCCTGTTGATGATGAACCCAGTCTGACCAATGGAGACGGGGGTTGTCTAGAGAGCTGTGACCTGGACCTGACTACAGAGGACCTGGCTCACGTCATAGCCATT GATCCATGTCTGCTGCTGTCTGAGAGTGAGactgcctgcccctctcctccagctcctcctcccctctaccgTAGGGAGtcctccatctccatcacccTGGACGAGAAGACATCTGCTCGG ACTCCCATCTCTGAATCCGGTAAGCAATCCCCCTGTAACGGGGTGGTGCCTCCTTGTACCCCCACCCAAGGGCAGCCCTTTTCAACCCCTCCCAGCAGACGTACACTCACCATGGCGCCCCCTGTTCCCTTCCAGACCATGCATTCG GTCTTCAAGGTGAACGCCCCCTTACTTCCGACTGTAGACTTTAAATCCGATATTATCCCCTATTCGGACTCCAACGGCCTGTGCTATGTCACCACCAGCACCCAGACCCCACCGGAGTTTGCTCCGTCGGAGGACGAACAACTACAGTCGG TGAACCAGTCTGAATGTCTGGTAGGTAGTGGTGGGCAGATCTTCCTGTCCCCTGGCCAATCGTGTGGCACCATGGGCCGTTCTGACCAATCATACTACAGAGGATCTGTTAGAGGTATTGCACGTGGTGGCAAGGGGCTGGCACACTCCTACTTTCGCTCTTCTGGTGGGCACAGAG GAGGAAGCTTCATCCCCCAGGCTCACCTTTACGGCGCTCGG GACATTGGCTACCAACACAGCTACAGGCGCGGTGGAGGCAATACAGGACAAAGGCACAATAATAGTG GTTGGAGTGACTCTTCCCAGGTGAGCAGCCCAGACCGGGAGGGCAACTACTCCCTGGTGGACTCTGCCCACGGTGACTCGCTGCAGGGTGTTGGCATGGACCTCACCACCCAGGTGACCCCTCATGCCCCCCACACCCTGATGCACGTACCCATGTACCCGCTCCCCCAGCATCCCCAGCCCCTCCGCGTGGCCTTCACAGCAGCCCGCACAGCCAACTACACCCCGGGCACCCTGGACCAGCCCATCGCCTTCGACCAGCTCCACAGCAACCTGGGGGAAATGTTCAACACCAACGTGGGTCGTTTCACCTGCCCAGCCAACGGCACCTACGTCTTCCTCTTCCACATCCTCAAGCTGGCGGTCAATGTGCCGCTCTACGTCAACCTGATGCGCAACGACGAGGTGATGGTGTCTGCGTACGCCAACGACGGGGCTCCGGACCACGAGACGGCCAGCAACCACTCCATCCTGCAGCTGTACCAGGGAGACCAGGTGTGGCTGCGGCTGCACCGCGGCTCCATCTATGGCAGCAGCTGGAAGTACAGCACATTCTCTGGCTTCCTGCTCTACCAGGACTGA